A DNA window from Camelina sativa cultivar DH55 chromosome 17, Cs, whole genome shotgun sequence contains the following coding sequences:
- the LOC104756986 gene encoding putative clathrin assembly protein At1g25240 has translation MMKLWKRASGALKDRKSLFSIGFSRKTSFRNPDLDSAIIHATSHDDTSVDYRNAHRVYKWIRSSPTNLKPLVHSLSSRVNRTRSWIVALKALMLVHGVLCCKVSSVQEIRRLPFDLSDFSDGHSRPSKTWGFNAFIRAYFSFLDQYSFFMSDQLRRRHRKPQVESVSQELERIQKLQSLLHMLLQIRPMADNMKRTLILEAMDCVVIEIFDIYGKICSAIAKLLIKIHPATGKSEAVMALKIVKKATSQGEDLALYFEFCKEFGVSNANEIPKFVSIPEEDIKAIEKAINGVEEEEEETKKEEMEVEEEKGIILVERPELLQTIITDKWEVFEDDLCFTCKENTETDQHRKYNVDPSPLPLIVIDEPVYFTHTLPDLITF, from the coding sequence ATGATGAAGCTATGGAAACGGGCTTCTGGTGCTCTCAAAGACCGGAAAAGCTTGTTTTCCATCGGCTTCTCCCGGAAAACCTCCTTCCGCAACCCTGACCTTGACTCCGCTATCATCCACGCAACCTCTCACGATGACACATCCGTCGATTACCGCAACGCTCACCGTGTCTACAAATGGATACGCTCCTCTCCCACAAATCTCAAGCCTCTTGTTCATTCCCTTTCCTCTCGTGTTAACCGCACAAGAAGCTGGATCGTTGCCTTGAAAGCCCTTATGCTTGTCCACGGTGTGCTTTGTTGCAAAGTTTCGTCCGTTCAGGAGATTCGTCGCCTCCCTTTCGACCTCTCTGATTTCTCGGATGGCCATTCCCGTCCCAGCAAGACTTGGGGTTTCAATGCTTTTATTCGTGCCTACTTTTCGTTTCTTGACCAATACTCTTTCTTTATGTCCGATCAACTCCGTCGCCGCCACAGGAAACCTCAGGTTGAATCCGTTAGCCAAGAGCTCGAAAGGATCCAGAAACTCCAGTCTCTTCTCCATATGCTACTCCAAATCCGTCCAATGGCTGATAACATGAAGAGGACGCTGATCCTTGAAGCCATGGACTGCGTGGTGATTGAGATCTTTGACATTTATGGAAAAATCTGCAGCGCTATCGCCAAGCTTCTCATCAAGATTCATCCAGCTACTGGAAAATCAGAAGCTGTTATGGCTCTTAAAATTGTAAAGAAGGCTACATCTCAAGGAGAAGACCTCGCACTCTACTTTGAGTTCTGCAAAGAATTCGGGGTCTCAAATGCGAACGAAATCCCTAAATTTGTTAGCATACCGGAAGAAGACATTAAAGCAATCGAGAAAGCTATCAATGGagtcgaagaagaggaagaggagacaAAGAAGGAGGAGATGGAAGTAGAGGAAGAAAAAGGTATCATATTAGTGGAGAGACCGGAGTTGTTGCAGACAATCATAACCGATAAATGGGAAGTTTTCGAAGACGACTTGTGTTTCACATGTAAGGAAAATACAGAAACTGATCAGCATAGAAAGTATAACGTGGATCCAAGTCCGCTGCCTCTTATAGTTATTGACGAGCCAGTTTACTTTACTCACACGTTACCAGATCTGATTACCTTCTAA
- the LOC104756987 gene encoding purple acid phosphatase 4: MLLFHIKLVVQKNRMGSTFNIGGTVMTLLLCFLLLSMVPKLEAELTTVEHAPNPDGSISFLVIGDWGRRGLYNQSQVALQMGRIGENMDIDFVVSTGDNIYDSGMKSIDDPAFQLSFTNIYTSPSLQKPWYSVLGNHDYRGDVEAQLSPVLKSIDSRWTCMRSFIVDAEIVELFFVDTTPFVDAYFLNPDGQTYDWSGVSPRESYLQTILTELEMGLRESRANWKIVVGHHAIKSASIHGNTKELESLLLPILEANKVDLYMNGHDHCLQHISTSQSPIQFLTSGGGSKAWRGYYNWTTPEDMKFFYDGQGFMSVKITRTEMGIAFYDVSGKILHKWDTSKMLDTDFYFPL, translated from the exons atgttgCTTTTTCACATAAAGCTCGTTGTGCAAAAGAACAGAATGGGATCTACGTTTAATATCGGCGGCACAGTAATGACTctgcttctctgtttcttattattatctatGGTTCCAAAACTTGAGGCCGAGCTCACAACGGTCGAACACGCACCAAACCCCGATGGCTCAATCAGTTTTCTGGTTATTGGAGATTGGGGTAGGCGTGGActctacaaccaatcacaagtTGCCCTCCAG ATGGGTAGAATCGGAGAGAATATGGATATCGATTTTGTGGTATCGACGGGTGATAACATCTACGATAGTGGGATGAAAAGCATCGACGATCCGGCCTTTCAACTTTCCTTCaccaatatatatacttctccTAGCTTGCAAAAGCCATGGTACTCAGTGTTGGGGAATCACGACTATAGAGGAGATGTTGAAGCACAGTTGAGTCCTGTCCTCAAATCAATAGATAGCCGTTGGACTTGCATGAGATCTTTCATAGTAGACGCTG AGATCGTAGAGCTTTTCTTTGTCGACACAACACCTTTTGTAGACGCTTATTTCCTCAATCCAGATGGTCAAACTTACGACTGGAGCGGAGTATCACCGCGAGAATCCTATCTCCAGACCATTTTAACG GAGTTAGAAATGGGTCTAAGAGAATCAAGAGCAAACTGGAAAATCGTGGTGGGTCATCATGCCATCAAGAGTGCTTCTATTCATGGGAATACAAAAGAGCTTGAATCTCTTCTCTTACCCATCCTTGAG GCGAATAAAGTTGATCTCTATATGAACGGGCATGATCATTGCTTGCAACATATTAGCACATCTCAGAG TCCAATTCAGTTTCTAACTAGTGGTGGTGGGTCAAAGGCATGGAGAGGTTATTACAATTGGACAACACCAGAAGATATGAAATTCttctatgatggacaaggtttCATGTCAGTTAAAATCACTAGAACCGAAATGGGTATCGCTTTTTATGATGTCTCCGGCAAAATATTGCACAAGTGGGACACATCAAAAATGTTAGACACTGACTTTTATTTCCCATTGTAA